From Erigeron canadensis isolate Cc75 chromosome 8, C_canadensis_v1, whole genome shotgun sequence, one genomic window encodes:
- the LOC122578334 gene encoding lysine histidine transporter 1-like: MVNDSAMDTQDQQYNDKVDSRTEKEKAIDAWLPITSSRNAKWWYSAFHNVTAMVGAGVLSLPYAMSELGWGPGIAVLIISWVVTLYTLWQMVEMHEMVPGKRFDRYHELGQHAFGEKLGLYIVVPQQLIVEVGVCIVYMVTGGKSLQKFHKLVCDDNCNDMKLTYFIMIFASVHFVLSHLPNLNSISGVSLAAAVMSLSYSTIAWSAALNKGVQPEVDYGYKAKSTIGTVFNFFSALGDVAFAYAGHNVVLEIQATIPSTPEKPSKGPMWKGVIVAYIVVAICYFPVALIGYYIYGNGVDDNILVTLNKPTWLIAMANLFVVVHVIGSYQIYAMPVFDMMETVLVKKLNFAPSFTLRFITRNVYVGLTMFIGICFPFFGGLLGFFGGFAFAPTTYFLPCIMWLAIYKPRRWSLSWIANWICIVFGVCLMILSPIGGLRSIIVQAKTYKFFS; this comes from the exons ATGGTTAACGACAGCGCCATGGACACACAAGATCAGCAATATAATGACAAG GTTGACAGCAGGACCGAAAAGGAGAAAGCCATCGATGCCTGGCTTCCGATAACATCATCCAGGAATGCGAAATGGTGGTACTCCGCCTTTCACAATGTCACGGCTATGGTTGGAGCCGGTGTTCTCAGTCTCCCATATGCAATGTCCGAACTCGGCTG GGGTCCTGGTATTGCGGTTTTAATCATATCATGGGTTGTGACACTATACACATTATGGCAAATGGTTGAAATGCACGAAATGGTACCTGGGAAACGATTTGACAGATACCATGAGCTTGGACAACATGCTTTTGGGGAAAAGCTCGGTCTTTATATCGTGGTTCCACAACAATTGATTGTTGAAGTTGGTGTGTGCATTGTTTATATGGTCACAGGAGGAAAATCCTTGCAGAAATTCCATAAATTGGTTTGCGACGACAACTGTAACGATATGAAACTTACCTATTTCATCATGATCTTTGCCTCGGTCCATTTCGTTCTGTCCCATCTCCCTAATCTTAATTCCATCTCTGGAGTCTCCTTGGCTGCAGCAGTCATGTCCCTCAG TTACTCAACTATCGCGTGGTCTGCTGCCTTGAATAAGGGTGTGCAGCCAGAAGTGGATTATGGATACAAAGCGAAGAGTACAATTGGGACCGTGTTTAACTTCTTTAGTGCATTGGGTGATGTTGCTTTTGCATATGCTGGTCACAACGTGGTGTTGGAAATCCAAGCCACTATACCGTCGACTCCTGAGAAGCCATCAAAGGGTCCTATGTGGAAAGGAGTGATCGTTGCATATATAGTAGTCGCCATATGCTATTTCCCAGTTGCTCTTATTGGGTATTATATTTATGGAAATGGGGTTGACGATAATATCCTTGTGACTTTGAACAAGCCCACATGGCTAATCGCCATGGCTAATTTGTTCGTTGTAGTTCACGTCATTGGTAGTTACCAG ATATATGCAATGCCTGTATTTGATATGATGGAAACTGTGTTGGTGAAGAAGTTGAACTTCGCCCCTAGTTTTACTCTTCGATTCATTACAAGGAATGTATATGTTG GATTAACAATGTTCATAGGTATTTGCTTCCCTTTCTTTGGTGGACTGCTTGGTTTCTTTGGAGGATTTGCATTCGCCCCAACAACATACTTC TTGCCCTGCATCATGTGGCTTGCCATCTACAAACCAAGAAGGTGGAGCTTATCTTGGATAGCTAACTGG ATATGTATCGTATTTGGAGTTTGTTTGATGATCTTGTCACCTATTGGAGGTTTAAGGTCAATCATCGTCCAGGCCAAAACCTACAAGTTTTTCTCATAA
- the LOC122579687 gene encoding lysine histidine transporter 1-like, whose amino-acid sequence MGTLDSDDLKSGVDLKSQTDDVSLVDERTAEQKKIDDWLPITSSRNAKWYYAAFHNVTAMVGAGVLSLPYAMSNLGWGPGVVILILSWVITLYTLWQMVEMHEMVPGKRFDRYHELGQEAFGEKLGLYIVVPQQLICEVGVDIVYMVTGGASLKKIHDIIWDGAPKIKTTYFIMIFASVHFVLSHLPNFNSISGVSLAAAVMSLTYSTIAWSASIHKGMQQNVEYGYKGKDRAETTFNFFTALGDVAFAYAGHNVVLEIQATIPSTPEKPSKGPMWRGVLVAYIVVALCYFPVALIGYYMFGNEVDDNILISLNKPKWLIAAANFFVVIHVIGSYQIYAMPVFDMIETLLVKKLKFKPTFALRFISRNIYVAFTMFVAITFPFFGGLLGFFGGFAFAPTTYFLPCIMWLAIYKPKRFSLSWCTNWICIFLGLCLMILSPIGGLQNIIKKAKDYKFYN is encoded by the exons ATGGGAACTCTAGATTCAGATGATTTGAAGTCAGGTGTTGACCTAAAGAGTCAAACCGATGATGTATCTCTTGTT GATGAAAGGACAGCAGAGCAGAAAAAGATTGACGATTGGCTTCCAATCACTTCATCAAGAAACGCAAAGTGGTACTATGCTGCTTTCCACAATGTCACCGCTATGGTTGGAGCTGGAGTCTTGAGTCTTCCATACGCCATGTCAAATCTTGGATG GGGGCCTGGTGTGGTTATACTAATTCTGTCATGGGTAATTACCTTGTACACGCTCTGGCAGATGGTTGAAATGCATGAAATGGTTCCTGGAAAGCGATTTGATAGGTACCACGAATTAGGCCAAGAAGCTTTTGGCGAAAAGCTTGGTTTGTATATTGTTGTGCCACAACAATTGATCTGCGAAGTGGGCGTGGACATAGTCTACATGGTCACAGGAGGGGCATCTTTAAAGAAAATCCACGACATTATTTGGGATGGCGCTccaaaaattaaaacaacatattttattatgatatttGCTTCTGTACATTTCGTATTGTCTCATCTTCCAAACTTTAACTCAATATCTGGGGTCTCCTTGGCTGCTGCTGTTATGTCTTTAAC TTACTCCACGATTGCTTGGTCCGCTTCAATTCACAAGGGCATGCAGCAGAATGTAGAATATGGTTACAAAGGAAAGGACCGTGCAGAAACAACCTTCAACTTTTTTACAGCTTTGGGTGATGTGGCTTTTGCATACGCAGGCCACAATGTTGTTTTGGAGATACAGGCAACAATCCCTTCAACTCCCGAGAAGCCTTCTAAGGGGCCAATGTGGAGGGGGGTGCTTGTGGCTTATATTGTTGTCGCCTTGTGTTATTTTCCGGTTGCCCTTATTGGATATTACATGTTTGGAAATGAAGTTGATGACAACATTCTGATTTCACTAAATAAGCCAAAATGGCTTATTGCTGCAGCTAACTTTTTTGTGGTAATCCATGTCATTGGCAGCTATCAG ATATATGCAATGCCAGTTTTTGACATGATCGAAACCTTGTTGGTAAAGAAACTGAAATTCAAACCAACCTTCGCCTTACGTTTCATCTCACGTAATATCTACGTAG CATTCACAATGTTTGTCGCGATAACCTTCCCTTTCTTTGGAGGTCTCCTTGGATTCTTTGGAGGCTTTGCATTTGCACCAACAACTTATTTT CTCCCATGCATAATGTGGCTTGCTATCTACAAACCAAAGAGGTTCAGCTTGTCTTGGTGCACTAATTGG ATTTGCATATTTTTGGGTCTATGTTTGATGATTCTATCTCCCATCGGAGGGCTGCAAAACATCATAAAGAAAGCCAAGGACTATAAGTTCTACAACTGA
- the LOC122580361 gene encoding TLC domain-containing protein At5g14285-like has product MYINNTLTLPSFLTMFLTIYTQAHFIVFRNWSPKLRPEAASCLISLAHGTPAVFLATQAIISASPNEQQTFASRNTPFQNTVLEYSIAYFVTDLLHLLAYSPKDFLFISHHLATLFVFISCRFFVLHGAYPVLCLLIIAEVTSLFQNLWTLANARRDDSKVACKVFELICVPFYVFYSVVRGLVAPVFVYKMIVFYSSGVADDVVPKRVWVSWMFVVVSAISVSILWISNNWVVLYRERMGKIEKEKKIK; this is encoded by the coding sequence atgtATATCAATAATACCTTAACTCTCCCTTCATTTTTGACAATGTTTCTTACAATATACACACAAGCCCACTTCATAGTTTTCCGCAACTGGTCCCCCAAACTCCGGCCGGAAGCCGCGAGCTGTCTGATATCCTTAGCTCACGGCACCCCGGCCGTGTTCCTTGCAACACAAGCAATCATATCAGCTAGCCCAAATGAACAACAAACATTCGCATCACGAAACACCCCGTTTCAAAACACTGTACTAGAATACAGCATTGCATATTTTGTAACAGATTTATTACATTTGTTAGCGTATAGTCCAAAAGATTTTTTATTCATAAGCCATCATTTAGCAAcactttttgtgtttatatcGTGCCGGTTTTTCGTGTTACATGGTGCATATCCTGTTTTATGTTTGTTAATTATCGCCGAGGTTACTAGTTTGTTTCAGAATCTTTGGACGTTGGCGAATGCAAGAAGGGACGATTCAAAGGTTGCTTGTAAGGTTTTTGAGTTGATATGTGTTCcgttttatgtgttttattcGGTTGTTAGAGGGCTTGTTGCACCGGTTTTTGTTTATAAGATGATCGTGTTTTATTCTAGTGGTGTTGCGGATGATGTTGTTCCTAAACGGGTTTGGGTTTCTTGGATGTTTGTGGTGGTTAGCGCGATTTCGGTTAGTATTCTTTGGATTAGTAATAATTGGGTTGTGTTGTATAGGGAAAGAATGGGTAagattgaaaaagaaaagaaaattaagtag